A genomic segment from Neodiprion lecontei isolate iyNeoLeco1 chromosome 1, iyNeoLeco1.1, whole genome shotgun sequence encodes:
- the LOC107225752 gene encoding uncharacterized protein LOC107225752: MGSSMSSDSDSSTTDIKKKSVKTTDKDERVWTEMHPCKECAVVVERLPEEELANLLARNATKLKTMEKFRPRKTGCFAVSRNQQQTKTSDEQNNLKDLNLTDIMTDGNSEVITKKISSNHAASRKRIKKAKRKKSLNKSTSCRKPNVNHCHDESREFQLSLHTKKLDSEKSTEYQDCEKYPSSRIPRTDSMCKIENSEKSLKVCVNEASVSKRFKLSLKRTLTSDEGLRNKVSETKNLSETNDEDFENNVKIACKRKLYASQKDAVNVPKLRKRVKVEYLSYTNRRSINKRNSLRNRDSDHVDTLDHLQVNIDRSQNQKNDDMVPKKSSHLKSLHVAVKRLKKQDTTTPNKVDPVGPSNRHTEKHETVFNNLSNTLPIKATVQDQHIAKETRNRLITDYFFKIDKSRVLPEKTMKCLEEKEMEDAVLRKKWNIHKDVIIPLIDFKALKTSESGYVASEIEKLYQKYSSSFVFGNLSNPTLNTSHSPYRRSSTNFIDVSSMSDNVVKSPQNSVHTVTVQMETSALSINDKPPHLERYSPVKSVEVSLNDNSSIINSEPGPRDAERPTNRMDHTENLSPHTKEESKRHMDRELPRLSWITNNHEIRNHLSRTSEKSFKIASALTRRSSVSPKKRTASRLVQDKPELTNAQVPRAEITTGVQKVTKTPEKICIVSLTKNIDFLFDSDEVRKKLNSTTLVSNNSIHVVNQPDTCSVYGSETKQPKKSYGSVPAKEKVAKTSFPLNGMTMLNHSIMDEQDIWMDLGESSDNDAPKINTAVENDYTVQQSKSSEISPNFHNTVVSETVPCNTTKYMCTDSFAINDLACTIENCKDKNASTDIRRPAEFTQNCLSLIKNVTSKTTQYHSPNRPACITIETRSSGEETSTGSGIVEKRDHNTDHSKIDSDNLTKEMSFVDNYVDTFPSLYIDEDPQSSDAQDIPAIDIVEQLESSVDKDKSESDPLALTCTKSDTSTSNGCIGSVVVEVDQADDDTEVYMKKECIFCKKTFRSTYNLGKHLSTLHVRSTSRMCTICDKQLVTKNVVKHYLEHCGCTDISELCATECIICNKKFKNRRTLGYHIRRMHRIEKKPVSPNIALKTSKSYTCTMCRSTYDSKEDLFLHMLTHTEQDLQDTYEVEKVKKQLESITDAREVIIPENEASGISESENAKAEEQVPPKLTGTSNSPTILAAAAVSTCEFSICLCHKAERLEMSYGVIIELAIVCKQCKTFFKTRKCFEDHFDSSLCARNSLSKVTPAMFCNKCRVILSSLQDMHSHIKKHSDLNVEMYISFLCKHCNVFFFSIGHLFYEHWFNHCKNPLYIADHSVFPNNIKIKIIEPNCTKDSNNDEPTESLLVADYQCHFCKKPFRTEVELKKHLISNHACYQKINSPPQVSKIINPCFKLICSICNKDFADKSRFDTHVEEHRTIKNLLQIPKDLCKSSGDNPLSCNICKIEYDTTKDYENHLIKHDIIQEKYVCNYCALMMDSIKDFEQHSTEHKGTPEKPVSCKVIFATAKFHCKTCKLWFDSQAILDKHVSTHSNSVKARPELVEKLIDKSAKAVEKTSITIETSQQEPNNQIDDATAVIERNQQESIKDVEVTSTTIEKNRQESTDPIDDASAIIERNQQESISEVQETSTTIDKNQEFLKGIRTDQINDAIAIIEKNQEESPNEAEETSAITENNHQESISRVEKTIAIIERNLQESNYQIVPDDSISTHKKITSGRSIVIPSVIDLSDNSNSMDIEILPGEKNALEKEFTTKNSFLEEQLEKSSDEEPKKLSFLRVKDLKELLPYTCSKCNAEFNTEENLNNHNCNESIKARVRVSYICKTCTEIECDTVVDWHHHVMTHISIGSTLNSPGTWACIIDGPHGKKTCICTICRTYRSDILNEMQLHLLHGHAEVAAPLFNCKYCQSFKTDVKPEMERHLAAHFRSLETTSTSATSNSTTKPFRQLDNFINSQSNSVLPVGGSDTNSSAHLSVKNSNNVVQPSLAIPVNKESNNIPSPLTVLHSNNFQQPSPVISVRSLGNNLPPILTADNSNNFQHPVPISPDSSSRNNLTPTKPVNSTNNYQIPVSISSLPITSGNNVVPQFTLVSSFNNIQQPASMIPINSNNSSRTYTPVENSNNFELGVPFLPVPISENNLSPDQRVNASEWLSTIVQSCQNQSNNNPQFNGIANMVYRLPTPAANSIYSCSICHNYQCSTEQELKHHESLHQQTEYNEPSEKSYRCKLCKQYLYGSEDNLRAHVLTCHKSGKSNVSENQIPTVAAHASFKCNHCPQVFSSYNVYLQHRNTFHTFLFINQQENETQLQTRYPYSCHICSTGFLQETHLQAHVRQLHPNDQVAHPKILHNQALFKCGTCNLLLISETALNAHMRSHNIINQQ; the protein is encoded by the coding sequence ATGGGTTCTAGTATGTCCAGTGATAGCGACTCAAGTACAACCGATATTAAGAAGAAAAGTGTCAAGACGACTGATAAAGATGAGAGAGTTTGGACAGAAATGCATCCATGTAAAGAATGTGCTGTGGTAGTAGAACGTTTACCTGAAGAAGAACTGGCCAATTTACTGGCAAGGAATGCAactaaattaaaaactatGGAAAAATTTCGCCCACGTAAGACGGGATGCTTCGCGGTTTCAAGAAACCAGCAGCAAACCAAAACATCCGACGAACAAAATAATCTGAAAGATCTGAATCTGACGGACATCATGACTGATGGTAATTCTGAGGTGATTACAAAAAAGATTTCAAGTAATCATGCAGCTAGTAGAAAACGCattaaaaaagcaaaaaggAAGAAGTCACTCAACAAAAGTACATCTTGCAGAAAACCCAACGTGAATCATTGTCATGATGAATCGCGCGAATTTCAACTCTCGTTACATACCAAAAAATTGGATAGTGAAAAATCCACTGAATATCaagattgtgaaaaatatccaAGTAGCAGAATTCCGCGAACTGATAGcatgtgtaaaattgaaaatagtgaGAAAAGTTTGAAGGTTTGTGTAAATGAAGCGTCAGTGTCAAAACGATTCAAGCTGTCTCTCAAAAGAACATTAACTTCCGATGAAGGTTTACGTAACAAAGTCTCAGAGACTAAAAATCTGAGTGAAACTAATGATgaagatttcgaaaataacgTAAAGATTGCTTGCAAGAGAAAATTATACGCTTCTCAAAAAGATGCGGTGAATGTTCCTAAACTGAGAAAGCGTGTAAAAGTGGAATATTTGTCATACACTAATCGCAGATCAATTAATAAACGTAATTCTCTGCGCAACAGAGATTCGGATCATGTGGACACACTTGACCATCTACAAGTTAACATTGATCGCAgtcaaaatcagaaaaatgaTGATATGGTTCCAAAGAAATCATCACACCTGAAATCTCTACATGTTGCAGTTAAACGACTGAAGAAGCAAGATACGACTACACCTAACAAAGTTGACCCAGTGGGGCCCTCAAATCGACACACAGAAAAACATGAAACAGTTTTTAACAATCTGAGTAATACTTTACCTATCAAAGCAACAGTTCAAGATCAACATATAGCCAAAGAGACTAGGAACAGACTGATtacagattattttttcaagattGATAAAAGCCGTGTTTTACCAGAAAAAACTATGAAATgtttggaagaaaaagaaatggagGATGCAGTATTGAGAAAGAAATGGAACATTCACAAAGATGTGATTATACCGTTGATAGATTTTAAAGCATTGAAAACATCCGAGTCGGGATATGTTGCctcagaaattgaaaaactttatcaaaaatattcttcttcaTTTGTTTTTGGCAACCTCTCAAATCCAACTTTAAATACATCTCACTCACCCTACAGACGATCGTCTACCAATTTCATTGACGTGTCTTCGATGAGTGACAATGTGGTGAAGAGTCCTCAAAACTCAGTTCACACTGTTACAGTTCAAATGGAAACAAGTGCATTGTCTATTAATGACAAACCTCCACATTTGGAAAGATATTCACCAGTAAAAAGTGTAGAAGTTTCGTTGAACGACAATTCATCTATAATAAATTCTGAACCAGGACCAAGAGATGCAGAGAGACCAACAAATCGGATGGATCATACAGAAAATTTGTCTCCTCATACCAAAGAAGAAAGTAAACGACATATGGATAGGGAATTGCCGCGTCTATCTTGGATCACAAATAATCATGAAATTAGGAATCATCTTAGTCGGACTTCAGAAAAGTCATTCAAAATAGCATCTGCTCTTACAAGACGATCATCCGTTTCTCCAAAGAAACGAACCGCCTCACGATTAGTCCAAGATAAACCAGAATTAACTAATGCACAAGTTCCTAGGGCGGAAATCACTACTGGTGTACAAAAAGTAACCAAAACACCAGAGAAAATTTGCATTGTGTCATTAACAAAGAACATAGATTTTTTGTTTGATAGTGATGAAGTGCGGAAGAAACTAAATAGCACGACGTTAGTCAGTAATAATTCTATACATGTTGTAAATCAGCCAGATACATGTTCAGTTTATGGGTCGGAAACAAAACAGCCCAAAAAATCATACGGATCTGTACCTGCTAAAGAAAAAGTGGCTAAAACATCTTTTCCTCTCAACGGCATGACAATGTTAAACCATTCCATAATGGATGAACAAGATATTTGGATGGACCTGGGTGAGAGCAGTGATAACGATGCACCCAAAATCAATACAGCCGTGGAAAATGATTATACAGTGCAACAAAGCAAAAGTTCAGAAATAAGTCCGAATTTCCACAACACAGTAGTAAGTGAAACGGTACCTTGTAATACCACGAAATACATGTGTACTGATTCTTTTGCTATTAACGATCTTGCATGTACTattgaaaattgcaaagaTAAAAATGCTAGCACAGATATCAGACGCCCGGCTGAGTTTACCCAGAACTGTCTgtcattgataaaaaatgtaacatcAAAGACGACTCAGTATCATTCACCAAATCGACCTGCTTGCATAACTATTGAAACTCGCTCAAGTGGAGAGGAGACATCAACTGGAAGTGGTATAGTTGAGAAGAGAGATCACAATACAGACCACAGCAAAATAGATTCTGATAATCTTACTAAAGAAATGTCATTTGTTGACAATTATGTTGATACATTTCCATCGCTCTACATCGATGAAGATCCTCAGTCTTCTGATGCACAGGATATTCCTGCTATTGATATAGTAGAACAACTTGAGTCATCTGTTGACAAGGATAAAAGTGAATCTGATCCACTAGCTCTGACATGTACAAAGTCAGATACATCGACTTCAAATGGTTGTATCGGTAGTGTAGTAGTCGAAGTTGATCAAGCTGATGACGATACTGAAGtatatatgaaaaaagaatgtaTTTTTTGCAAGAAGACATTCAGAAGCACGTACAACTTGGGAAAACATTTATCAACGTTGCATGTAAGAAGTACAAGTAGGATGTGCACCATCTGTGATAAACAACTGGTTACTAAAAATGTAGTCAAACATTATCTTGAACACTGTGGTTGCACAGACATATCTGAGCTTTGTGCCACCGAATGCAttatctgtaataaaaaattcaagaatcgACGAACCCTTGGTTATCACATTAGACGTATGCACCGTATTGAAAAGAAACCTGTTAGTCCGAATATAGCATTGAAAACTTCTAAATCATATACATGCACTATGTGTCGATCAACATACGATTCCAAAgaagatttgtttttgcacATGCTGACGCATACTGAACAAGACTTGCAGGATACCTACGAAGTTGAAAAGGTTAAGAAACAGCTTGAGTCAATTACAGATGCTCGAGAAGTGATAATTCCTGAAAATGAAGCCAGTGGCATTTCTGAGAGCGAAAATGCTAAAGCTGAGGAACAAGTACCACCCAAACTCACAGGGACTAGTAATAGTCCAACGATAttggctgctgctgctgtttcAACTTGTGAATTCTCAATTTGCCTTTGCCATAAAGCTGAACGACTCGAAATGTCATATGGTGTAATAATTGAACTTGCGATAGTGTGCAAACAgtgtaaaacattttttaaaacaagaaAATGCTTTGAAGATCATTTTGACAGTTCACTGTGCGCACGGAATAGTTTGAGCAAAGTCACGCCAGCGATGTTTTGCAATAAATGTCGTGTAATTTTAAGTTCCTTGCAAGATATGCACTCGCATATAAAGAAGCACAGTGACCTTAACGTAGAAATGTATATATCATTTCTCTGTAAACATTGcaatgtattctttttttcaatcggaCATCTATTTTACGAGCATTGGTTCAATCACTGCAAAAATCCTCTGTATATTGCTGATCATTCGGTATTTcctaataatattaaaataaagatCATCGAGCCAAACTGTACAAAAGATAGCAATAACGACGAACCCACTGAAAGTCTTCTAGTAGCTGATTATCAGTgtcatttttgtaaaaaaccATTTCGAACTGAAGTTGAGTTAAAAAAGCACCTTATTTCTAACCACGCATgttatcaaaaaatcaattctccacCTCAAGTCAGCAAAATTATCAACCCGTGCTTTAAACTAATTTGCAGTATATGTAATAAAGATTTCGCTGATAAATCAAGATTTGATACTCATGTTGAAGAGCACAGAaccattaaaaatttactaCAAATTCCTAAAGACCTGTGTAAATCATCAGGGGATAATCCGCTTTCTTGCAACATATGTAAAATCGAATATGACACAACAAAAGATTATGAAAATCATTTGATCAAACATGATATAATtcaggaaaaatatgtatgcaATTATTGCGCGCTCATGATGGATAGTATTAAAGACTTTGAACAACATTCCACGGAACATAAAGGTACACCAGAAAAACCAGTTTCATGTAAAGTCATATTCGCTACAGCCAAGTTTCATTGTAAGACTTGTAAATTATGGTTTGATAGTCAAGCTATATTGGATAAGCATGTTTCAACACATAGCAATTCGGTTAAAGCAAGACCAGaacttgtagaaaaattaattgacaaGTCTGCGAAGGCTGTTGAAAAAACAAGCATCACCATAGAGACCAGTCAACAAGAACCGAATAACCAAATTGATGACGCAACCGCTGTTATTGAGAGAAATCAGCAAGAATCCATTAAAGATGTTGAGGTAACAAGCACTACCATTGAAAAGAATCGACAGGAATCCACTGATCCAATTGATGATGCAAGTGCTATTATTGAGAGGAATCAGCAAGAATCTATTAGTGAAGTTCAGGAAACAAGCACTACCATTGATAAGAATCaggaatttttgaaaggaATCAGGACTGACCAAATTAACGATGCAATTGCTATCATTGAGAAGAATCAAGAAGAATCACCGAACGAAGCCGAGGAAACAAGTGCTATCACTGAAAATAATCACCAAGAATCGATTAGTCGAGTCGAGAAAACCATTGCTATCATTGAAAGAAATCTGCAAGAATCAAACTACCAAATTGTACCTGATGATTCTATTTCTACGCACAAAAAAATCACCTCGGGCAGGTCTATAGTAATTCCCAGTGTGATAGACTTATCTGATAACTCGAATTCTATGGATATCGAAATACTGCCTGGTGAGAAGAATGCACTAGAAAAAGAGTTTACcacaaaaaattctttccttGAAGAACAGCTGGAAAAATCGAGTGACGAAGAACCTAAGAAGTTATCATTCTTACGTGTTAAAGATTTGAAAGAACTTCTTCCATACACTTGTAGCAAATGCAATGCTGAGTTTAATACGGAGGAAAATCTCAACAATCATAATTGTAACGAGTCGATAAAAGCACGGGTTAGAGTTAGTTACATTTGTAAAACATGTACAGAGATTGAATGCGATACTGTTGTTGATTGGCACCACCATGTGATGACACACATCTCGATAGGATCTACCCTAAATTCTCCTGGCACTTGGGCGTGTATAATCGATGGACCGCATGGGAAAAAGACTTGTATATGTACTATTTGTCGCACGTACAGAAGTGATATCCTCAATGAAATGCAGCTTCATTTATTACATGGTCACGCAGAAGTTGCTGCTCCTCTTTTCAACTGCAAATATTGTCAATCATTTAAAACTGACGTAAAACCAGAAATGGAACGTCATTTAGCCGCTCATTTTCGAAGTCTAGAGACAACTTCTACCTCAGCTACCTCAAATAGCACAACAAAGCCGTTTCGACAACTTGATAATTTCATCAATTCTCAATCAAATTCAGTTTTACCTGTAGGTGGTTCAGATACTAACTCATCCGCACATCTatcagtgaaaaattcaaacaacgTCGTACAACCAAGTTTGGCAATACCTGTTAATAAGGAGAGCAATAATATTCCATCACCTCTTACAGTTTTACACTCTAATAACTTTCAGCAACCAAGTCCAGTTATATCTGTCAGGAGCTTGGGAAATAATTTACCACCGATTTTAACAGCTGACAATTCCAACAATTTTCAACACCCTGTTCCGATTTCACCTGACAGTAGTTCACGTAACAATTTAACTCCAACAAAACCAGTCAACAGTACCAATAATTACCAAATACCAGTTTCGATATCATCTCTACCCATTACATCAGGCAACAATGTGGTACCCCAATTTACTCTGGTTAGCAGCTTCAATAACATCCAACAACCAGCGTCAATGATTCCAATAAACTCCAATAATAGCTCACGCACATACACACCGGTTGAAAATTCTAACAACTTTGAACTAGGAGTTCCATTTTTACCAGTTCCCATATCGGAAAATAATTTGTCCCCAGACCAGCGAGTCAATGCTTCAGAATGGTTATCGACAATAGTTCAATCGTGTCAAAATCAATCCAATAATAATCCACAGTTTAACGGTATCGCCAACATGGTATACAGGTTACCTACACCTGCTGCAAACTCTATATACTCTTGCAGTATATGTCACAATTATCAATGCTCGACAGAGCAAGAATTAAAGCATCACGAGTCTCTACATCAGCAAACTGAGTACAACGAACCATCGGAAAAATCATACCGATGCAAGTTGTGCAAACAATATCTTTATGGTTCTGAAGATAATCTGAGAGCACATGTACTGACGTGTCACAAAAGTGGAAAGTCCAACGTATCTGAAAATCAAATCCCAACAGTCGCAGCCCATGCGTCATTTAAATGCAACCATTGCCCCCAGGTCTTTTCATCTTATAATGTATATCTGCAGCACAGAAATACATTTCACACTTTCCTTTTTATCAATCAACAAGAAAATGAAACTCAATTGCAAACTAGATATCCTTATTCTTGTCACATATGTTCGACGGGTTTTCTCCAAGAGACTCACTTGCAGGCTCATGTCAGGCAATTGCATCCAAATGACCAAGTGGCACAtccaaaaatattacataatCAAGCTTTGTTCAAGTGTGGTACTTGCAATTTACTTCTTATATCCGAAACGGCATTGAATGCTCACATGAGGTCGCACAATATTATAAATCAGCAGTAG